In Halorientalis sp. LT38, a genomic segment contains:
- a CDS encoding histidine kinase N-terminal 7TM domain-containing protein, whose translation MSWTLSLYTICGFVAATVTAGTLWFVRDARSEPHWPAFVGLLVAASGWALAYAIQLGHATAPAQMDWLRIAICFAGPVPTLWFLFSVRYVGADRWLTRRRVALLALEPILFCTLVLTNARHSIMWTATGLTETGWGPVLSISLGPGYVVLVGYAYVIVSVGIVILFREFVRSSTLYRRQIGLLILGGLPSMLTHVLFTLRAGPIPDLDLTPFALSITAVFFGLTIFHYDLVDRSPVAREQAFQRMGDGLIVADADGVIVEVNDVARRVFDSSPTEGRQVDVVFGDGDLDGLDGRTLTATIGGTERSYDCHVTPFYDHHDRLTGRGVVLRDVTDRRAYEQRLEVANRVLRHNLRNDMTVILGRADELESSVDDGQREAVHVIQDTVEDIMAVSEKAREMIQHTRFAEVDRESVDVVTVAERALATFRTAHPTVAWRFAAPESAHAFAASEEALATAVENLLENAVEHNDADRPEVTVTVAAAGDAVRLSVADNGSGIPDLEQDVFVSGTETQLKHSQGLGLWLVYWSVSASGGEVSIHTDDGSGSRVTITLPATDDAEPATNSPPADSETRHSSRTATR comes from the coding sequence ATGTCCTGGACGCTCTCGCTCTATACGATCTGCGGGTTCGTCGCCGCCACGGTGACCGCCGGGACTCTCTGGTTCGTCCGCGACGCCCGTTCCGAGCCCCACTGGCCGGCGTTCGTCGGCCTCCTGGTCGCGGCCTCGGGCTGGGCGCTCGCGTACGCGATCCAGCTCGGGCACGCGACGGCCCCCGCCCAGATGGACTGGCTCCGGATCGCGATCTGTTTCGCCGGCCCCGTCCCGACCCTCTGGTTCCTGTTTTCGGTCCGCTACGTGGGCGCGGATCGCTGGCTGACGCGTCGCCGCGTGGCGTTGCTCGCCCTGGAACCGATCCTCTTCTGTACACTCGTGCTCACGAACGCCCGCCACTCCATCATGTGGACGGCGACTGGCTTGACCGAGACCGGCTGGGGGCCGGTCCTCTCCATCTCGCTCGGCCCCGGCTACGTCGTCCTCGTCGGGTACGCCTACGTGATCGTCTCCGTCGGAATCGTGATCCTGTTCCGCGAGTTCGTCCGGTCGTCGACGCTCTACCGACGCCAGATCGGGCTGTTGATCCTCGGCGGGTTACCGTCGATGTTGACCCACGTCCTGTTCACCCTCCGTGCGGGACCGATTCCGGACCTCGATCTGACCCCATTCGCCCTGTCGATCACGGCCGTCTTCTTCGGGCTCACGATCTTCCACTACGACCTGGTGGACCGCTCGCCCGTGGCCCGGGAACAGGCCTTCCAGCGCATGGGCGACGGGCTGATAGTCGCCGACGCCGACGGCGTGATCGTCGAGGTCAACGACGTCGCCAGACGGGTGTTCGACTCGTCGCCGACCGAGGGACGCCAGGTCGACGTCGTCTTCGGGGACGGCGACCTCGACGGTCTCGACGGACGGACCCTGACGGCGACCATCGGCGGCACCGAGCGGTCCTACGACTGCCACGTCACCCCTTTCTACGATCACCACGACCGCCTCACCGGTCGCGGGGTCGTCCTCCGGGACGTCACGGACCGCCGGGCCTACGAGCAGCGCCTGGAGGTGGCCAACCGCGTGCTCCGGCACAACCTCCGTAACGACATGACCGTGATCCTCGGCCGGGCGGACGAACTGGAATCGTCCGTCGACGACGGCCAGCGGGAGGCCGTTCACGTCATCCAGGACACCGTCGAGGACATCATGGCTGTCAGCGAGAAGGCCCGCGAGATGATCCAGCACACCAGGTTCGCCGAGGTCGACCGCGAGTCCGTCGACGTGGTCACGGTCGCCGAGCGGGCGCTCGCGACCTTCAGAACTGCGCACCCGACCGTCGCCTGGCGATTCGCCGCGCCGGAGTCCGCACACGCGTTCGCGGCCAGCGAAGAGGCACTCGCGACCGCCGTCGAGAACCTGCTCGAGAACGCCGTCGAGCACAACGACGCCGACCGACCCGAGGTCACCGTGACCGTCGCGGCCGCGGGCGATGCGGTACGCCTCAGCGTGGCCGACAACGGCTCGGGCATCCCGGACCTCGAGCAGGACGTGTTCGTCTCCGGCACCGAGACGCAGTTGAAACACAGCCAGGGGCTCGGGCTGTGGCTCGTCTACTGGAGCGTCTCCGCCTCCGGTGGCGAGGTGTCCATCCACACCGACGACGGCTCCGGCTCCCGGGTCACGATCACCCTTCCCGCCACCGACGATGCCGAGCCGGCCACCAACTCTCCGCCTGCGGACAGCGAGACGCGGCACTCGTCCCGGACGGCCACGCGGTGA